A window of the Streptomyces sp. JB150 genome harbors these coding sequences:
- a CDS encoding AAA family ATPase gives MTVQEHTEPGGWRVFHATGRAPQVSPALPEPPPWRRFRGGPLQPAPPDDPEAAERRLGPGEITPQLAQDEIDTVNAALLLRRPLLVTGPPGVGKSTLAYVIARELGLGRVLEWNVVSRTTLRDGLYSHDAMGRAQAIAAWQAGLRDAAPPDSEHSDAQLPPALGEFITLGPLGTALLPYDRPRVLLVDELDKSDIDLPNDLLHVLENGSYDVPELVRDAAGVARVHTDDPGGYAVVHDGRVECREFPIVVITSNGEREFPAAFRRRCLPLEMRVPTREQLLAMVEGHLGMRPQGTEELVDLFVQRVQAGGTHSLDQLLNAVHMTTAGGFQGDGHGVRLVEMLLRDLAKGR, from the coding sequence ATGACCGTGCAGGAGCACACGGAACCAGGCGGCTGGCGCGTCTTCCACGCCACCGGCCGGGCGCCGCAGGTGTCGCCGGCACTGCCCGAGCCGCCTCCCTGGCGCCGGTTCCGCGGCGGCCCGCTCCAGCCCGCCCCGCCGGACGACCCGGAGGCCGCCGAGCGCCGGCTCGGCCCCGGAGAAATCACCCCGCAGCTCGCCCAGGACGAGATCGACACGGTCAACGCCGCCCTCCTGCTGCGCCGCCCGCTGCTGGTCACCGGCCCGCCCGGAGTGGGCAAGTCGACGCTGGCCTACGTCATCGCCCGCGAACTGGGGCTCGGAAGGGTCCTGGAGTGGAACGTGGTCAGCCGCACCACCCTGCGCGACGGCCTCTACAGTCACGACGCGATGGGCCGCGCCCAGGCCATCGCCGCCTGGCAGGCCGGACTGCGCGACGCGGCGCCACCGGATTCCGAACACAGCGACGCTCAACTCCCGCCTGCGTTGGGCGAGTTCATTACCCTCGGCCCGCTCGGCACGGCGCTTCTGCCCTACGATCGACCCCGTGTGCTCCTCGTCGACGAACTCGACAAGAGCGACATCGACCTGCCGAACGACCTGCTGCACGTCCTGGAGAACGGAAGCTATGACGTCCCGGAACTGGTGCGTGACGCCGCCGGGGTCGCCCGCGTCCACACCGACGACCCCGGCGGGTACGCCGTGGTGCACGACGGGCGGGTCGAGTGCCGGGAGTTCCCGATCGTGGTGATCACCAGCAACGGGGAGCGGGAATTCCCGGCGGCCTTCCGCAGGCGCTGTCTGCCGCTGGAGATGCGGGTACCCACCAGGGAGCAACTACTGGCCATGGTGGAAGGACATCTCGGCATGCGTCCGCAGGGCACCGAGGAACTGGTCGACCTCTTCGTCCAGCGGGTCCAGGCAGGAGGCACCCACTCCCTGGACCAGCTACTGAACGCTGTCCATATGACTACGGCGGGTGGTTTCCAGGGCGACGGTCACGGGGTTAGGCTCGTGGAAATGCTCCTCCGCGACCTCGCGAAGGGCCGCTGA